The following proteins are encoded in a genomic region of Burkholderia stabilis:
- a CDS encoding glycosyltransferase, which translates to MKIVHMVESSATGTLSMVCLIANRLARDGHDVHVVYSVRPDTPPGLAAMFDTRVSLRHVQMKGAGLLRTVGRLRATLNEIGPDVVHLHSSFAGFLGRLSTLFALPKAAFFYSPHCISFMRRDISSAKRLAFVGLEWIACVRKCLYVACSESEGRVIRAWLRQPVVVVENAVRAAPSSAPPRDARRAADGPLCVVTVGGIRAQKNPALFAQIAHGMRARGVRFVWIGDGDDALKVRLAEAGVEVTGWLPHDEVARRLEITDVYLSTSSWEGMPVSVIEAMLAGRPVIVSGCAGNVDVVRHLQTGVIYATAADAVAWLERLAADDALRRELARRASREARQRFGEERLLAELAPLYAAWTAR; encoded by the coding sequence ATGAAGATCGTCCACATGGTCGAATCCAGCGCCACGGGCACGTTGTCGATGGTGTGCCTGATCGCGAATCGCCTGGCGCGCGACGGCCACGACGTGCATGTCGTCTACTCGGTGCGGCCGGATACGCCGCCCGGTCTTGCCGCGATGTTCGACACGCGGGTGTCGCTGCGCCACGTCCAGATGAAAGGCGCGGGCCTGCTGCGCACCGTGGGCCGGCTGCGCGCGACGCTCAACGAGATCGGCCCGGACGTCGTGCATCTGCATTCGTCGTTCGCCGGCTTTCTCGGGCGGCTGTCGACGCTGTTCGCGTTGCCGAAGGCGGCGTTCTTCTACAGCCCGCACTGCATCTCGTTCATGCGCCGCGATATCTCCAGTGCGAAGCGCCTGGCATTCGTCGGTCTCGAATGGATCGCATGCGTGCGGAAATGCCTGTACGTCGCGTGTTCGGAAAGCGAGGGCCGCGTAATTCGCGCCTGGCTTCGCCAGCCGGTGGTGGTGGTCGAGAATGCCGTGCGCGCTGCGCCGTCGTCCGCACCGCCGCGCGACGCCCGGCGGGCGGCCGACGGCCCCCTGTGCGTGGTGACCGTCGGCGGCATCCGCGCGCAGAAGAATCCGGCGCTATTCGCGCAGATCGCGCACGGCATGCGTGCGCGCGGCGTGCGCTTCGTCTGGATCGGCGATGGCGACGACGCGTTGAAGGTGCGGCTGGCCGAGGCGGGCGTCGAGGTGACCGGATGGTTGCCGCACGACGAGGTCGCGCGGCGGCTCGAAATCACGGACGTGTATCTGTCGACGTCGTCGTGGGAAGGCATGCCGGTGTCGGTCATCGAGGCGATGCTGGCCGGGCGGCCCGTCATCGTGTCCGGCTGCGCCGGCAACGTCGATGTCGTGCGCCATCTGCAGACCGGCGTGATCTACGCGACGGCGGCCGACGCGGTCGCGTGGCTGGAGCGCCTCGCCGCCGACGACGCGCTGCGCCGGGAACTGGCCCGGCGAGCGAGCCGCGAGGCGCGGCAACGCTTCGGCGAGGAGCGCTTGTTGGCGGAGCTTGCGCCGCTCTATGCTGCATGGACGGCCCGCTGA
- the kdsA gene encoding 3-deoxy-8-phosphooctulonate synthase, with protein MNVTINPDVTVGNTLPFVLFGGLNVLESLEFTLDVCNTFVEVTHRLGIPLVFKASFDKANRSSIHSYRGVGFDEGLRIFDEVKRRFGVPVISDVHEVWQAEPASQVVDVLQVPAFLARQTDLVVAIAQTGNAVNIKKPQFMSPTQIEHVVSKCREAGNDRVILCERGSSFGYDNLVVDMLGFRQMRDATGDCPVIFDVTHSLQMRDPGGAASGGRRRQVLDLARAGMAVGLAGLFLEAHPDPDRARCDGPSALPLALLDAFLQQVKAVDDLVKRLPPLDIR; from the coding sequence ATGAATGTAACCATCAACCCGGACGTCACGGTCGGCAACACCTTGCCGTTCGTCCTCTTTGGCGGCCTCAACGTGCTCGAAAGCCTCGAGTTCACGCTTGACGTCTGCAACACGTTCGTCGAGGTCACACACCGTCTCGGCATTCCGCTGGTGTTCAAGGCATCCTTCGACAAGGCCAACCGCTCGTCGATCCACTCGTATCGCGGGGTGGGATTCGACGAAGGGCTCAGGATCTTCGACGAGGTCAAGCGCCGGTTCGGCGTGCCCGTGATCTCGGACGTGCATGAAGTGTGGCAGGCCGAACCGGCCTCGCAGGTCGTCGACGTGCTGCAGGTGCCGGCGTTCCTCGCGCGCCAGACGGACCTCGTGGTCGCGATCGCGCAGACCGGTAACGCGGTCAACATCAAGAAGCCGCAGTTCATGAGCCCGACGCAGATCGAGCACGTCGTGTCGAAGTGCCGCGAGGCCGGCAACGACCGCGTGATCCTGTGCGAGCGCGGCTCGTCGTTCGGCTATGACAATCTCGTCGTCGACATGCTGGGTTTTCGCCAGATGCGCGACGCGACGGGCGACTGCCCGGTGATCTTCGACGTCACGCACAGCCTGCAGATGCGCGATCCGGGCGGCGCCGCATCGGGCGGCCGGCGGCGCCAGGTGCTCGATCTCGCGCGCGCCGGGATGGCGGTCGGGCTGGCCGGGCTGTTCCTCGAAGCGCACCCCGACCCCGACCGCGCGCGCTGCGACGGCCCGAGCGCGTTGCCGCTCGCGCTGCTCGACGCGTTCCTGCAGCAGGTGAAGGCGGTGGACGACCTGGTCAAGCGGCTGCCGCCGCTCGATATCCGGTGA